The Methanofervidicoccus sp. A16 genome has a segment encoding these proteins:
- a CDS encoding SPFH domain-containing protein, producing the protein MTWFWLLVGLIVLYIVIKSIVIINQYESGLVFRLGKVSRLLRPGVNIIIPFIEYPVKVDMRTKVIDIPPQEMITKDNATVSIDAVIYYRVVDVKRALLEVQDYEYAIINLAQTTLRAIIGSMELDEVLNKREYINSKLLETLDRDTDAWGVRVEKVELREIEPPEDIKNAMTQQMKAERLKRAAILEAEGEKQSKILKAEGVAESLRIEAEGQAKAIKIVAEAAQQYFKNEAQLYKALEVANTVLKDNSKFVISESVLDVAKNLLKSREEGKIG; encoded by the coding sequence ATGACTTGGTTTTGGCTACTTGTTGGTCTAATTGTTCTATATATTGTTATAAAATCTATAGTTATAATAAATCAGTATGAATCTGGATTGGTATTCAGACTGGGAAAAGTATCCAGATTACTACGCCCTGGAGTAAATATAATAATACCTTTTATAGAGTATCCTGTTAAAGTAGATATGAGAACGAAGGTTATAGACATACCACCTCAAGAGATGATTACAAAGGATAATGCAACGGTCTCAATAGATGCTGTTATCTACTATAGGGTTGTAGATGTAAAAAGGGCACTGTTAGAGGTTCAAGACTACGAATACGCCATAATAAACCTTGCCCAGACTACACTTAGGGCAATCATAGGTAGTATGGAGTTGGATGAGGTACTAAATAAGAGGGAGTATATAAATTCAAAGTTGTTAGAGACCTTAGATAGAGATACAGATGCCTGGGGTGTTAGGGTTGAGAAGGTAGAACTTAGGGAGATAGAACCTCCAGAGGATATTAAAAATGCAATGACTCAGCAGATGAAGGCTGAGAGGTTAAAGAGAGCGGCAATCCTTGAGGCGGAAGGAGAGAAACAGAGTAAGATATTAAAGGCAGAGGGAGTTGCCGAAAGTTTAAGGATCGAGGCTGAGGGACAGGCTAAGGCTATAAAGATAGTTGCAGAGGCAGCACAGCAGTACTTTAAAAATGAGGCCCAACTCTACAAGGCTCTCGAGGTTGCCAATACAGTACTTAAGGATAATAGTAAGTTTGTCATCTCTGAGAGTGTGTTAGATGTTGCTAAGAACCTACTGAAGAGTAGGGAAGAGGGTAAAATAGGTTAA
- a CDS encoding cobalt-precorrin 5A hydrolase, translating to MIKIIYITEKGKTLAKKIENILKYYRYLSSTYYLKDFQIEGKEKGFIFIMAVGIVIRKYIEEIKEDKTRDPFVIVVDENGKYVIPLLSNHLGGGNYFSKLLEGELGGMAVLTTATDTNNKVGIDELSRMYFLETPKREDILRINRKILEEKVDLYLPRNWKVIDRRIYNTYNVHHHDRDYIVVDDVILPKKYLVVGLGCRKGIETWKVYWTVKKALYIRDIPPWRVDGFATVDIKRNERGILETVERLKGKLYTFTREEIMDIYKVRDDLEKSPFVFKSLGIYGVSEPVSILGVSKLKGDNIDPRGVDLILRKFKNRGVTVSISVG from the coding sequence ATGATAAAAATAATCTATATCACCGAAAAGGGGAAAACTCTAGCTAAAAAAATAGAGAATATCTTAAAATACTATAGATATCTTTCCTCCACTTACTACTTAAAGGATTTTCAGATAGAGGGAAAGGAGAAGGGATTTATCTTTATAATGGCAGTAGGTATTGTAATAAGAAAGTACATAGAAGAGATAAAGGAGGATAAAACAAGAGATCCCTTTGTAATAGTTGTAGATGAAAATGGTAAGTATGTAATTCCACTACTATCCAACCACCTTGGAGGAGGTAACTACTTCTCCAAGTTACTAGAGGGAGAGTTAGGAGGAATGGCAGTACTAACTACTGCAACTGATACGAACAACAAAGTTGGTATAGATGAACTCTCCAGAATGTATTTCTTGGAAACTCCTAAAAGGGAAGATATACTTAGAATAAACAGAAAGATTTTAGAGGAAAAGGTGGATCTCTACCTACCGAGAAATTGGAAGGTAATTGATAGAAGGATATATAACACCTATAACGTACACCACCACGATAGAGATTACATAGTGGTAGATGATGTAATACTCCCTAAGAAGTACCTTGTAGTAGGATTAGGATGTAGAAAAGGAATTGAAACCTGGAAGGTATATTGGACAGTTAAAAAGGCCCTCTATATAAGGGATATACCTCCCTGGAGGGTGGATGGATTTGCGACTGTGGATATTAAGAGAAATGAGAGGGGGATATTGGAGACTGTGGAGAGGTTGAAGGGGAAACTTTACACCTTCACAAGAGAGGAGATAATGGATATCTATAAAGTAAGAGATGACCTAGAAAAATCTCCATTTGTATTTAAAAGTTTAGGGATCTATGGAGTATCTGAGCCTGTATCTATCCTAGGAGTATCGAAGTTAAAGGGAGATAATATTGATCCTCGAGGTGTAGATCTTATACTTAGAAAGTTTAAAAATAGAGGAGTTACAGTTTCTATAAGTGTAGGTTAA